The nucleotide window GTTGTAGCTGGATATGGATGGGTAGGCAGGGGCATAGCTAATAGATTAAGAGGAATGGGCGCTAGAGTCATAGTAACTGAAGTAGATCCAATAAGAGCTCTTGAAGCAGTGATGGACGGCTTTGACGTTATGCCTATTGCAGAGGCCTCAAAGGTTGGTGACATATTCGTAACAGCTACCGGAAATACAAAGGCTATAAGAGTAGAGCACATGCTCAATATGAAAGATGGCGCAATATTATCTAATGCAGGTCACTTTAACGTAGAGGTGGACGTAAAAGGGTTAAAGGAGACTGCGGTTAAGGTAAGAAACATAAGACCTTATGTTGATGAATATACTTTACCTAACGGTAAGAGAGTATACTTGTTAGCAGATGGTAGGTTAGTGAATTTAGCTGCAGCAGAGGGTCATCCTAGCGAAGTAATGGATATGAGCTTTGCCAATCAAGCTTTAGCTGTAGAATACCTAGTTAAGAATAGAGGAAAATTGGAGAAGAAAGTATACAATATGCCAATGGAGTTGGATTATGAAGTGGCTAGAATAAAGTTGAAATCTATGGGCATTCAAATTGATGAGTTAACAGAGGAGCAAAAAGAGTACTTGGAACAATGGAAATCAGGAACCTAAAGGTTTAAACGCAAGTCTTAAAAACAGTTTTTCGGTTATTGTATATGTGGGCCCGTAGCTTAGCTCGGTAGAGCGCTCGGCTCATAACCGAGTGGTCAGGGGTTCAAATCCCCTCGGGCCCATGAAATTTTTACTTTGAATTTGCTACTACACTGCTTGCAAATAAGAAGATTAAACCTAAGGCTAAATTAGGAAAAGATTATAAATTAAGATTTACAAGTTTCAAATTTCAATTGGACTCTCGGAGAGGCTGAAAAATCATCCGTTAGATGTTGCCAACTATTATTTTGTGTGTTATAGAATAGAATATTTTAAAAAGTAGAGAGTAGGCGGTGGTTAGACTAAAACTCATTGCTAAATACGATAAGATCTGTTAAATGGAAAAATAGGATTATAACAATGAGGTAAAGAGGAACTATTACCTTAAATGTCATGCATAATTGTGACCTTATCATTTTAAAAATTCTATAGGAATTGATATACGCCGGGGACGGGATTCGAACCCGTGTGCCTCAGAGAGGCAGTAGGTCCCTCGCAGTAACGCTGGAAAGGTCTCGAGCCTACCCCCTTGACCGCTCGGGCACCCCGGCAATTAAATATATATCGATAAAAATTTAAAAAATTAAGCAGGAACGTAAATCGGATCTTTTTCTGTGGATATTTTAGTTATCTTCTGGAATTCACTTTTTATATTCTTAGGCAAACTAAACGAAATCTTATGAGAATAGCCGTCATAGAATCTTAGCTGTCCATCAATACGTTCGTTTATTTTGGAATCTACTTCATCCTCCGAAAGTAGGTCTGGCCTTACTCCTCCATAGACGAATCCCCATAATCCATCAAAGGATGCCATATAGGTGTATGAAGCTGATGCTTCCTTAAATACCTCCTTTATAGTGTTATAAATCGTCACATATACTTCTAGAGAAAATGATGGAGATGTGGCTTGTGTTACTATGCCTCCTCTCTCATTCAATATTTCTCTTAATTTCTCATAGAACTCCTTAGTATAAAGCATATATGATGTAGAATTCTTGATTGGATCTGTTAGGTCTAGAATTATTGCATCATATTTCTCCTTTGTTTCTTTTATAAACTTTAAACCATCAGTAATTACTAGGTTAGTCCTCTTATCCTCAAAAGCTCCCTGATGCCACTCATATAGATACTTCTTAGCAAACTCTATAACCTTCTCGTCTATATCAACCATTACTGCTTTTTCTACAGACTTATACTTAAGAACTTCTCTAAGCGTTGCTCCTTCTCCACCGCCTAAAATTAACACACTCTTAGGAGGTTTTGTTAATGATAGTAATAATGGATGAACTAATAATTCATGATAAATATGCTCATCATATAGTGTTGATTGCACTTTTCCATCTATGATAAGCCCTTTTCCAAACCTAGTGAATTCAACTAATGTAACATGCTGATATGGAGTCTTCTCTTCAGCTAATACTTTTTCTATTAGGTGACCGTGAAACTCATATGGCGTTTGCCATTCTAGGAGCCAATGCCAACCAAACATTATCTTATTCTGACCCCATTAACCTTCTTATTTTGCCAGCTATATCTCCTTATCTTCTTCGTCCTTCCAAATCCACAAGCTGCACAGTAGTGCTTACTTACATTATAAGCGTTCCGGCCACATCTTCTGCATCTTATGTGAGTGTGAGATTTGTTCATCTTTCCAAAGGACGGTGTACCTTTCACTTTAGCTCACCTAACTAAGAAGTTTGTAGAGGAGAAATTAAAATTACATTATCTCCTCTTATTACTATAGTCCCTAATTTTTTACCACTACCATCACTTTGTATCTCTTCTGAGTCTGATAGGACTAAATTCATATGTTGATCATAGCTCCTTAACATACCTCTTACTTCCTTATTTCCCTTTAGTTTGACTAATACTAAGTTGTTTAATGACTCTGCTAACACCTTATGCGCTGTTTCTGCCAAAAAATTCACCTATCAAAATCATCTTGAGCCGGATTTAAAAATTATTGGGTAAAGAAGTCCCGCCGCGGGGACTTGAACCCCGGACCACCCGGTTACTGTCCCCTATCTACAGCCGGGCGCTCTAAACCGGGCTGAGCTACGGCGGGTCTAATTAGAGTTATTTAAGTTATCAATTATAAGTTTTATTGCCGTCTTGTACATGAGAAACGTTAATATATTTTGAAAAGAATACTAAGGTATTGTCAGCTACTTTTTTAATATGTTATGGTTTCTAACTCTAGAAAGGCAATATTCTATAACATCATAATAAAAAGTTCTTTAATTTCCCTAAAGGTGTTCAAGAGTTTAGATGATCTTCACATTACCTTATAGTATTTACTTATCTTGAGGGCTTCTGCCTTGTAGAGACATTTTGCTGGTTGTTTTTCAGTAGTTTTAAAAACTAACTCAGAATGTATTTTTAGGGCTGGATAATGTTTAAGAATAACGACTTTATTTATATAGAATATACTGCAAAAATCAAGGATACTGGAGAAATTGTTGATACAACTAATGAAGAGGAGGCAAAAAAGGCTAATATCTACGACGAGACTAGAAACTATGGTCCTAGGCTTGTGATTTTAGGTGAAAATAGATTAATTAAGGGATTAGAAGAGGCTTTATATAATTTTAATTTAAACGAAGAGAAAACAATAGAAATCCCGCCGGAGAAGGCATATGGAGAGAGAGATAACAGCAAAATTAAGATTGTACCTCTGGGGGAACTAAGAAGGCAAGGTATAACAGCAGTTCCAAACAGAGTGTTAAGATTAAGCGATGGTAGTCTTGCAGTAATAAGGAGCGTAAGTGGAGGTAGGGTGGTCTTAGATCTAAATCACCCGCTGGCCGGAAGAACTTTAGTTTACAATGTTAAGGTCGTTAAGGTTCTTAATAACGCTAAGGATAAGATTATGGCTTTGATAGAGCGTAGGTTTTCCTCAAAATACGCAAATGGTTTTAACGTTGAGTTAGATGATGGAAAGAAGAGTGTTAGAATTACTATACCAAAGGATCTTTACTTAGTAGAGGACTTACAGATTAATGTTTACTCTTTAGCTTATGAGATAGTAAACTATGTTCTTGCAGATTATACTGTTGAGGTTTTACAGCAATATAATAAAAGTACTTTCTCTTCCTCTTAATCTATAATTTTTGTTACTCTTGCTATTTTTTCTGCAGAACTCCAAGTTAGACCCCTATCCCCTAAAATTGTGTACCTCTCTGGTCTTATTGTATGGGCTATTGTTAAGGCCTTTATCACTTCCTCATCAGAAAGACCTAAGTCTTTCGCTTTCACTGGGAATCCTATTTTTTTAAGTCTATTTCTTATTATTTTCCAATTTATACCATGCAAGTAAGCCATAATAATTGTTCCTAAACCAACTAGTTCACCATGCAAAATTCCCTCTGGATGTATTAACTCAACTGCATGGGCAAATAGATGTTCAGAACCACTTGCTGGTCTGGTGCTTCCAGCCATTCCCATGGCTACTCCGCTACTTATTAACGCTTCCATTAACATTCTTACCCCGTATTTTATGTCCTTATTAATAATCTTAGTGCATTGAAACGCGTGTTTAGCAGACATTAATGCTAAAGACGCTGTGTAATCACCATAATATTCTCCTCTTAACTTAGCCGCTAACTTCCAATCTCTCACTGCTATTATCTTCCCTATTGTATCACCTATTCCTGCATTGATTAATCTTCTTGGGGAGAGGCTTAGAATTTCTATGTCCGCAATAATTGCTAATGGTTCTTTTGCCTTTACTGAAACTGGCTTCTGTAACCCCTTTATGGAAGCAAATGGCGATGTAATTCCATCATGTGATGGAGAAGTAGGTATACTAACGAATTCTAAGCTATTTCTAAATGCAGCATATTTCGTGACATCTATAACTTTACCCCCACCTATACCTAGCAGTAAACTAGGACTAATCCTCTTGATAACTTCCTCTACCATATATACATCGTCTAAAGTAGCACTATCTATTTCGACTACCTCATATTTAGCATCTTTTGGGAGATTTTCTATGACTTTATCCGCTATTTTTTTAGTATATTTTGTTCCAGTCACTATTAGAAATGGAGGAGTTACACCTAGTTGTGAGAAGTAGATAGAAATGTCATATACTATATCATGTCCTACGAAAACCCTTCTCGGTAGACTAATCACGTGTTCTTTTACATTCACATATAAAAGGAGAAGATTTAAATATTAAAAATTAGCATAGATAAGTTCAGTTGTAGCTATTTCTTAAAAGTTGGTGAATAGGTTGGCATCTCTGGATAGGTTTAACAGAATATCGTTAATATATTCTGAACTAAAGGAATTAGGGATAACCAGAATTGAATATGAAGGACCGACAATAGCTGTGTATGTAAAGAAACCAGCACTGATAACAGAAAAGGGAGAAGTAATAAAGAAAATTGCAAAGGATATTAAAAAGAGAATAGTAATAAAAGCCGACCCTTCAGTAAGGAAAGATAAGAAGGAAGCCGTTGAAATAATAAAGAACCTTGTACCCGCCGAAGCTGAAATTGTAGATATAAAATTTGATGATGACTTAGGTGAGGTATTAATAAAGGCAAAGAAACCAGGATTAGTAATAGGAAAAGGTGGCTCATTACAGCAAAGAATATTTGCTGAAACCTTTTGGAAGGCGGAAATAGTTAGAGAACCACCAATAAAATCTAGAACATATGATAGTATCTTAGAGCATATTTACAATGAGACTGAATATAGAGCTAAAATACTAAAGGTTTTTGGAGAAAGGATACACAGAGAGACGATATTTCAAGATAAGTACGTAAGAATTACGGCATTAGGAGGCTTTCTAGAAGTTGGTCGGTCTGCAGTATTAGTAGAAACTCCAGAAAGCAAAGTATTGCTAGATGTGGGACTTAACCCTAGCGCGAATATGTTTGGAGAGAAATTATTCCCTAAGCTTGACATTGACCAGTTGAAGATGGAGGAATTGGATGCTGTAGTTATCACACATGCACATTTAGATCATTGCGGAATGGTGCCTTTTCTATTTAAGTATGGATATGAAGGGCCAGTATACACTACTGTACCAACTAGGGATATAATGGCATTAATGCAATTAGACTCGCTTGACGTTGCAGAAAAAGAAGGCAAACCCATACCTTACTCCGCAAAAGAGGTAAGAAAGGAGTTATTACACACAATAACGTTAGATTATGGAGAAGTTACTGATATTGCACCTGACATAAGATTAACATTCTACAACGCTGGCCACATATTGGGATCTGGGATGGCTCATTTACACATTGGAGATGGAAAACATAACATAGTCTATACTGGTGACTTCAAATATGCAAAAACTAAACTGCTTGATAAGGCAAACACGGAATTTCCAAGAGTTGACACGTTAATTATGGAAACTACTTATGGTGCACAAGATCAGCCAAATAGAGAGGAATCGGAATTAGAGTTGCTAGAGATTATAAATAAAACACTTAATAAAGGAGGAAAAGTCCTAATTCCAGTACTAGCTGTAGGAAGAGGACAAGAAATTATGCTCATAATAAACGATTTTATGAAAAAGAAGCTAATTCCAGAGGTACCGGTTTACGTAACGGGATTAGTTGATGAAGTTACAGCTATACATAATGCGTATCCAGAGTGGTTAGGAAGAGAAGTGAGAGAAGAAATATTGTATAAAGATGAAAATCCGTTTACCTCAGAACACTTTAAGAGAATTGAAGGATATAAAGAGGATATAGCAAAAGGTGAGCCATCTATAATTTTAGCAACTTCTGGAATGTTAAACGGAGGACCCGCTGTGGAATTCTTCAAGACCATGGCACCAGATCCTAAAAATGCAATAATATTTGTAAGTTATCAAGCAGAAGGTACATTAGGTAGAAAAGTGAGAGACGGCGCAAAAGAAGTACAAATTCTTGATAGGGACGGAAGAGTAGAGTCAATACAAATAAATATGGAAGTCGAGGCAGTTGAAGGGTTTTCTGGACACTCCGATAAAAGACAACTCCTTAACTTCCTTAGAAATATCGAACCTAAGCCCAAAAATGTAATATTAAATCACGGAGAAGCATCTTCAATAAGAGCTTTTGCAAACTATATAAGAGAAGATAGATTAGGGTATAAGCCCAATATATATACACCAGCTATATTGGATAGCCTAAGAGTAGCCTAAATGCTTTATTAACCTATTGAATGTTTTTCCACTAAAGACTATATTATTTTCCTTTCAATAATGATCAATAATGATTAGATGCATAATTTCTTTTCTTCACACCTCTTAACTCTCTGTGAAAATTCAACAAGTCCGCAAAGCATAGCCCAAAGAAAACTTTTAAAGTGAAATCGTTATTAATCAAATAACTAGTGGGCCCGTCGTCTAGCCTGGTTAGGACGCTGCCCTTACGAGGCAGAGGTCCTGGGTTCAAATCCCAGCGGGCCCATTGTGGGGGATACCCACACTCCATTTTCTTTCAATTTTTCATATGTTTTGACTACGTCAACTAAAGGACCAACGTAAGTTTCCTTTACCTCACCGTTTATCGTTTCCAATTTATAGACGTAATACCTACCTTTTCTTTCCCTTATTATATCGCCATATTTATAACGCGACGTCTCTTTCACATTTCCACGTCCAGCATTATAGTTGCCAAAACGCGTTTATAAGCTATTGGCAATCGTTAATTTTTGTCGTTAAAAATCGTTGAATTGAAAGTAGACGGCAAAAATTCCTTAGTTTCGCAAAAATTCAGATAGAATTAAGAAACACCTCGCTAACTAACGCCTCATGCCCGTCTTTGCGGATTAGATAATAAACACCAGGCCGATATTTCCCTCCGTCGTAGATAAACCCGCCGTCGCTCGTCATTTGAGCCCGCTATGTACCATATTGTACTTTAACATATTTAAATTTTGTGGTAATTTGTGGTACATTAAAGTTTTTATATTGAAGTACAATAAAGTATATTGAGGTAAAATGCCCAGGCCAGGTTATAAGTCGGTCTACTTCCCAGATGAGGAGCTATGGAAGAAAATAGTGGATGAGGCAGAAAAAAGGAAAGTAAGTGTATATGAGGTGTTAAAAGACGCTTTCAATTGCTATATAAGGGAAAAGGAAGGGAATAAGGTAAGTATGGAGGAAATAGTAAAAGAGCTCCAGGAATTGAAGAAGAGGGTTGAGGAACTGGAAAAGAAAGTTAAATAGAATTTTTTATTGATAAACTGGGGAGTTAACTAATCTTCTTATTCAAATAATAATTCTATAGGGATACTAACTTAGTATAAATAAAAACAGAAAGATTTTCAAATCCCAAAAAATAAGAACTAAATTGGGGAGCGGGGAAATGATGAGGGTTCCAGAGCTGAAGCGTGATGAATGGTTGACACGCTGACCCCGCTCCCCTAATTTCCTTTGAGTTAGTGACAATAAAGTTTTCTCAATTCACTATATTATCTTCCTTTTCTATTTCTAGAAGAAGCCCTGCTTACTATGTCGTCCGGGACTTTCCTTATTTTACCCACAACATACCTGTATAGAGTACTCCTACCTATACCTAACTTCTGTGCAACATAACTCAGCTTGTACTTTTCTACTACCTTTTTGAGTACCCGAATTTTTTGCTCATTATCGAGTCTATCTAAGTCAATCTTTACCATAATCTCATATACCAATATTAAATGGTGAGAGTGTTGCAAAAATATCCTTTGCTGTTGCAAATCTCTTATCTCTGTAGAGAACGTAATTTTCTTTCAAATTATCATAAAATTAGTGCCGCGGCCGGGATTTGAACCCGGGTCACGGGCTCGAGAGGCCCGCATTCTTTCGGTGCCTGCGCTTGACCGGGCTAAACCACCGCGGCGTTTTCGCTATAAAATAAGTAGAGGATGTAATTTAAAGTTTAGTGTTTTTTAGTATCTCGTTAATAACATCGTCTTTGTTACCTTCAAAGAACTCTGCATATATTATTTCGTCGTAAAGAATTAGATATCCTTTTGCACTAGTCAGCAGAGAATATTTATATCCTCTACATCCCTCACAATAACCTCTAACCTCTTTAACTAGTAAATGTTCAATCACAGATAGTTTAATATTTCCTTTTTCAATTATTTCTATATCATTATCTTTTTTAACTGATAATCTCTTAGCTAAATAATAAAGTGCGACCTGAATTAGGTCGGTAGTATTTATACTTTCTTCCCTTAGTTTTTTAGATATCTTGTATTCTCTATCCGCTTTCTTTAATACTTCCTTTACTTTTCTCCTTATCTCCACAGAATCTGAAAGAAGTTGCATACATTCCCTTGCTAATTCACTTGCTGTTTTATAATCTCCAATCCACGTTAAGATATAAGCCTTATGAAGATTCTCAATACAGTTCATTTTTTCTCACTTTACGGTTTTATTAATATCATTAGATCATATAGTTGATTATTGTATTTTATAATGTAAGAAATTAGACCGTAATTGTCTGGATACCTCAGATTTTCTATTGTAACTAAACTTTTTGATATCGTATTAACGATTTGTGATCTCCTAAAGGTCATTGTTGCCTTAGCTTCTACAAATAGTAAACCACTCTTAGCATTTAAAAATTTTCTTAATGTATCGTATTTTTCTATATTTATAGCCAAATCCGATATTGTTCCTAGGAACTTTACATTTCTAAATGGTAATATATCATTAATACTTATGTTAAACAACTGATTTAGAAGAGCATATGTTATGGTTTCTCCTATAACAGTGACTACGTCTCCGGATAATAGCTTACCCCATCTTCCCATTTCGTAAATTCTTATTGACTTTGGAATGTCTTGTAGTAGTTTTGATGAGAAAATAGAAGTTATTGTCAATATTTTATCATCCAATTCGATTTCTTCTGAGTGCCCTCCTATTTCGAAGGCCTCAAGAATTTCGTTACTTATCAATTTTAGATCTTCTGGGGAGTCTAAATCTGAATGTGGTAATAAATCTTGACTAAGCTCTATCCATGAAATTTTAAGTTTCACAGTAACTTATAGAAAGGTTTAAAAATTTAAGGCTTTACTAGTACCTTCCCAATCTTATGCTTATCCTTTAGTATTTCATATCCCTTATCTATCTCATCTAACCCTACTGTTGCTGCTATTACGGGATTTATTTTCCCTTCTCCAGTTAACTTGAGAGTTTCTTCTGCATCCCTCTTAGTTGCAGAGGCATGACCTATTATCGCTATATCTTTCAATATGACGTAGCCTAACCTTAGTTGATATATTTGAGTTGGATCTACGTTACCTATTTGTACCAGTCTACCTCCCATCCACAAACTTTTCAGACTTTCATCTATGGTTGGTGTACCTACTGTATCGATAACCACATTTACATCACCTATCTTCTTTGCCTCTTCTGAGAATTTACTACCTACTATTACATGATCAGCGAATTTCCTTATGAAAGCTGCTTTTTCCTCTGATGTAGTTACTCCTATCACTTTCGCGCCAAGTGCTTTAGCTACTTGTATGGCATGAATACCAACACCACCGCTAGCCCCCGTAACTAAAACTGTTTCCCCCTTTTGCAACTTTGCCCTTCTCAAACTTCTATAGACCATTCCAGTTACACAAGGTACTAAAACTGCTCCCTCGTCTGGAACGTTAGTGCCAACTTTTACTATGCTTGTAACTTTTACTTTTGCTTTTTCAGCAAAGAAGCCGTCTAATTCCTCTGAATAACCTACCCTAGAGTGACAATATGCTTCCTCACCCATTTGACAATAATGACAAGTTCCATCAGGTGCATAAAGAAGTGAAATAACCTTATCACCTTCTTTAAAGCCTTTGGCGTTTTCTCCAATTTGTTCTATCGTACCAACTACTTCATGTCCTAAAATTACTGGATATTTCATTCTGGGATAGAAACCTTGCAGTTGCAATAGATCTCTATAGCAGAGTGCCGCTCTATTTACTCTAATTACAACTTCATCTTTTCCTGGAATCGGATCCGAAACTTCTTCTATTCTATACCCTTTTTGCTTGCCCGGAACTACTACAGCTTTCATCAGTTAGATTGTGTTTAGACTGTATAAAAAATATTATCTATCATAGTAGGTTCGATGTATTTTTAAAAATAATATACATATAGTGTTCCCATAAGAGATTATTTGCAAGCTTTTATTACCAAACTAATAGTATTATAACGATGAGGGAAAGCAATAAAGATCCAATCCTTAAAAAGTTACCTGAACCATTATTCTGCGTGAGGGAAGATGAAATTAGAAGAATTAAATTCAAAATATAATGCATTTATAACCCTCCATACTATCGAAGAAGGAAACGATAAAGGCAAATTAAAGGATGTTACATTCGGAATAAAGGATGTTATTTTAACTAAGGACGTAAGGACCACTGCTGGATCAAGAGTTTTAGAAAACTATGTTCCACAAAGAAACGCATACGTTGTGGATGCTATACTTAGAGAAGGAGGAAAGATAATAGGAAAAACTAATACTCACGAATTTGCGCTAGGTGCTACTAATACATCAAGTATAGGAGGACCTGCA belongs to Saccharolobus solfataricus and includes:
- the ahcY gene encoding adenosylhomocysteinase produces the protein MSYKIKDLSLASEGKKQIEWAERHMPTLMEIRKRFKAEKPLKGINISAVLHVTKETAALVKTLKIGGANVALAGSNPLSTQDDVAAALVEEGISVFAWKGENETEYYSNIESIVKIHEPNIVMDDGADLHAYIHEKVSSKLDIYGGTEETTTGVIRLKAMEKDGVLKYPLVAVNNAYTKYLFDNRYGTGQSAIDGILRATNILIAGKIAVVAGYGWVGRGIANRLRGMGARVIVTEVDPIRALEAVMDGFDVMPIAEASKVGDIFVTATGNTKAIRVEHMLNMKDGAILSNAGHFNVEVDVKGLKETAVKVRNIRPYVDEYTLPNGKRVYLLADGRLVNLAAAEGHPSEVMDMSFANQALAVEYLVKNRGKLEKKVYNMPMELDYEVARIKLKSMGIQIDELTEEQKEYLEQWKSGT
- the speE gene encoding polyamine aminopropyltransferase gives rise to the protein MFGWHWLLEWQTPYEFHGHLIEKVLAEEKTPYQHVTLVEFTRFGKGLIIDGKVQSTLYDEHIYHELLVHPLLLSLTKPPKSVLILGGGEGATLREVLKYKSVEKAVMVDIDEKVIEFAKKYLYEWHQGAFEDKRTNLVITDGLKFIKETKEKYDAIILDLTDPIKNSTSYMLYTKEFYEKLREILNERGGIVTQATSPSFSLEVYVTIYNTIKEVFKEASASYTYMASFDGLWGFVYGGVRPDLLSEDEVDSKINERIDGQLRFYDGYSHKISFSLPKNIKSEFQKITKISTEKDPIYVPA
- a CDS encoding 50S ribosomal protein L37e, with amino-acid sequence MKGTPSFGKMNKSHTHIRCRRCGRNAYNVSKHYCAACGFGRTKKIRRYSWQNKKVNGVRIR
- a CDS encoding LSM domain-containing protein, with translation MAETAHKVLAESLNNLVLVKLKGNKEVRGMLRSYDQHMNLVLSDSEEIQSDGSGKKLGTIVIRGDNVILISPLQTS
- a CDS encoding FKBP-type peptidyl-prolyl cis-trans isomerase; its protein translation is MFKNNDFIYIEYTAKIKDTGEIVDTTNEEEAKKANIYDETRNYGPRLVILGENRLIKGLEEALYNFNLNEEKTIEIPPEKAYGERDNSKIKIVPLGELRRQGITAVPNRVLRLSDGSLAVIRSVSGGRVVLDLNHPLAGRTLVYNVKVVKVLNNAKDKIMALIERRFSSKYANGFNVELDDGKKSVRITIPKDLYLVEDLQINVYSLAYEIVNYVLADYTVEVLQQYNKSTFSSS
- a CDS encoding NAD(P)-dependent glycerol-1-phosphate dehydrogenase; translated protein: MNVKEHVISLPRRVFVGHDIVYDISIYFSQLGVTPPFLIVTGTKYTKKIADKVIENLPKDAKYEVVEIDSATLDDVYMVEEVIKRISPSLLLGIGGGKVIDVTKYAAFRNSLEFVSIPTSPSHDGITSPFASIKGLQKPVSVKAKEPLAIIADIEILSLSPRRLINAGIGDTIGKIIAVRDWKLAAKLRGEYYGDYTASLALMSAKHAFQCTKIINKDIKYGVRMLMEALISSGVAMGMAGSTRPASGSEHLFAHAVELIHPEGILHGELVGLGTIIMAYLHGINWKIIRNRLKKIGFPVKAKDLGLSDEEVIKALTIAHTIRPERYTILGDRGLTWSSAEKIARVTKIID
- a CDS encoding beta-CASP ribonuclease aCPSF1 encodes the protein MNRLASLDRFNRISLIYSELKELGITRIEYEGPTIAVYVKKPALITEKGEVIKKIAKDIKKRIVIKADPSVRKDKKEAVEIIKNLVPAEAEIVDIKFDDDLGEVLIKAKKPGLVIGKGGSLQQRIFAETFWKAEIVREPPIKSRTYDSILEHIYNETEYRAKILKVFGERIHRETIFQDKYVRITALGGFLEVGRSAVLVETPESKVLLDVGLNPSANMFGEKLFPKLDIDQLKMEELDAVVITHAHLDHCGMVPFLFKYGYEGPVYTTVPTRDIMALMQLDSLDVAEKEGKPIPYSAKEVRKELLHTITLDYGEVTDIAPDIRLTFYNAGHILGSGMAHLHIGDGKHNIVYTGDFKYAKTKLLDKANTEFPRVDTLIMETTYGAQDQPNREESELELLEIINKTLNKGGKVLIPVLAVGRGQEIMLIINDFMKKKLIPEVPVYVTGLVDEVTAIHNAYPEWLGREVREEILYKDENPFTSEHFKRIEGYKEDIAKGEPSIILATSGMLNGGPAVEFFKTMAPDPKNAIIFVSYQAEGTLGRKVRDGAKEVQILDRDGRVESIQINMEVEAVEGFSGHSDKRQLLNFLRNIEPKPKNVILNHGEASSIRAFANYIREDRLGYKPNIYTPAILDSLRVA
- a CDS encoding putative integrase, which translates into the protein MKETSRYKYGDIIRERKGRYYVYKLETINGEVKETYVGPLVDVVKTYEKLKENGVWVSPTMGPLGFEPRTSAS
- a CDS encoding integrase, with amino-acid sequence MVYEIMVKIDLDRLDNEQKIRVLKKVVEKYKLSYVAQKLGIGRSTLYRYVVGKIRKVPDDIVSRASSRNRKGR
- a CDS encoding acryloyl-coenzyme A reductase produces the protein MKAVVVPGKQKGYRIEEVSDPIPGKDEVVIRVNRAALCYRDLLQLQGFYPRMKYPVILGHEVVGTIEQIGENAKGFKEGDKVISLLYAPDGTCHYCQMGEEAYCHSRVGYSEELDGFFAEKAKVKVTSIVKVGTNVPDEGAVLVPCVTGMVYRSLRRAKLQKGETVLVTGASGGVGIHAIQVAKALGAKVIGVTTSEEKAAFIRKFADHVIVGSKFSEEAKKIGDVNVVIDTVGTPTIDESLKSLWMGGRLVQIGNVDPTQIYQLRLGYVILKDIAIIGHASATKRDAEETLKLTGEGKINPVIAATVGLDEIDKGYEILKDKHKIGKVLVKP